One genomic segment of Chelmon rostratus isolate fCheRos1 chromosome 22, fCheRos1.pri, whole genome shotgun sequence includes these proteins:
- the lyrm5a gene encoding LYR motif-containing protein 5A, with the protein MANPLRGEVIRLYKTLLYLGREYPQGAAYFRERLKSAFMKNRDVTDPEQIKKMVARGEFVIKELEALYFLRKYRAMKKRYYEPEK; encoded by the exons ATGGCCAACCCTTTAAGGGGTGAGGTTATCAGGCTCTACAAAACT CTGCTGTATCTTGGCCGTGAGTACCCCCAGGGAGCAGCTTACTTCAGAGAGCGCCTCAAGTCAGCTTTCATGAAGAACAGAGACGTGACTGACCCCGAACAGATCAAAAAGATGGTGGCCCGCGGCGAGTTCGTCATCAAGGAACTGGAGGCTCTCTATTTCCTCAGGAAATATCGAGCCATGAAGAAGAGGTATTATGAACCAGAAAAGTAA
- the slc5a8 gene encoding sodium-coupled monocarboxylate transporter 1, which yields MSGDPLVSGSFAVADYVVFALMLVMSAAVGVYYAWVDRARRSSGDFLMGGRRLTALPVALSLTASFMSAITVLSNPAEVYRYGANIGFYGLSYVMTMVVTSEVYLPVFYRLAITSTYEYLELRFNRATRLLGTVLFIAQTILYTGIVIYAPALALNQVTGMDLWGAVISTGVVCTFYCTMGGLKAVVWTDVFQLGVMLAGFLSVIIRAVVLQGGVLPIIADSQQGGRLNFWDFDANPLRRHTFWTITIGGTFVWVSIYGINQAQVQRYISCKTITHARLSLYINLLGLCSILLCSVFAGMCLFSVYKNCDPWTAGLVSAPDQLMPYLVMDILGDYPGLPGLFVAAAYSGSLSTVSSSINALAAVTVEDLIKPYTNMSEKHLSWTSKGLSLLYGVLCIGMAGLASVMAGILQAAISIFGIIGGPLLGLFSLGILCPFANSKGALTGLVSGLVVSLWVGLGAQVYPPPPAMTRPLSLSTEGCNLTTTDTLNWTSTALPTEPSSITTAPLHSIDGTSLLADNWYSLSYLYFSPIGTIVAISVGLLVSLLTGGWKLQLESRLTLIKEDTTLYHLAKFLRDRVMGRTGKLDLTRDREKKFGTANPAFCDVELDLTKSSIPT from the exons ATGTCAGGGGACCCTCTGGTTTCTGGCTCCTTTGCGGTGGCAGACTATGTGGTGTTTGCTCTCATGCTCGTGATGTCCGCTGCTGTCGGGGTCTACTACGCCTGGGTGGACAGGGCCCGGCGAAGCTCGGGGGACTTCCTAATGGGAGGGCGAAGACTGACGGCCCTGCCCGTCGCCCTGTCCCTGACCGCCAGCTTCATGTCAGCCATCACGGTGCTGTCCAACCCAGCCGAG GTATACCGCTACGGGGCCAATATTGGATTTTATGGTCTTTCCTATGTGATGACGATGGTGGTCACGTCCGAGGTTTATCTCCCAGTCTTTTATAGGCTGGCCATCACCAGCACGTATGAG TATCTGGAGCTGCGTTTCAACAGAGCAACCCGTCTGCTGGGAACTGTGCTCTTCATTGCTCAGACA atCCTCTACACTGGAATCGTCATTTATGCCCCAGCTCTAGCTTTAAACCAAG taaCTGGTATGGATCTGTGGGGTGCAGTTATTTCCACAGGTGTGGTCTGTACCTTTTACTGCACAATG GGTGGTCTGAAGGCGGTGGTTTGGACAGATGTATTTCAG CTGGGTGTCATGCTTGCAggcttcctgtctgtcatcatCAGGGCTGTGGTCTTGCAAGGTGGAGTCCTCCCCATCATTGCAGATTCGCAACAAGGAGGGAGACTCAACTTTTGGGA CTTTGATGCAAACCCTCTGAGGAGACACACTTTTTGGACCATAACCATTGGAGGGACGTTTGTCTGGGTCAGTATCTATGGGATCAACCAGGCCCAGGTTCAGAGATACATCTCCTGCAAGACCATCACTCATGCCAGACT ATCTCTGTACATCAACCTGTTAGGCCTGTGTTCCATCTTGCTGTGCTCAGTGTTTGCAGGAATGTGCCTTTTCTCAGTCTATAAGAACTGTGACCCCTGGACCGCTGGACTGGTTTCTGCTCCCGATCAG CTGATGCCATATTTGGTGATGGACATCTTGGGAGACTATCCTGGCCTTCCTGGACTGTTTGTTGCAGCTGCATACAGTGGATCTCTAAG CACAGTGTCTTCCAGCATCAATGCACTGGCTGCAGTGACAGTGGAGGACCTGATCAAACCGTACACTAACATGTCAGAGAAACACCTGTCCTGGACCTCCAAAGGCCTGA GTCTCTTATATGGGGTTTTATGTATTGGAATGGCAGGACTGGCTTCAGTCATGGCAGGGATTTTGCAG GCAGCCATCAGTATATTTGGGATCATTGGAGGTCCTCTACTTGGCCTGTTTTCATTGGGTATCCTCTGTCCATTTGCCAACTCCAAA GGAGCTTTGACAGGCCTCGTGTCAGGGTTGGTTGTGTCTCTGTGGGTCGGCCTCGGAGCCCAGGTATACCCTCCCCCTCCTGCAATGACACGACCGCTGTCACTGAGTACCGAAGGCTGTAACCTCACCACTACAGACACCCTCAACTGGACCTCCACTGCTCTGCCAACAGAGCCAAGCTCGATCACCACAGCCCCACTACACAGCATTGACGGCAC GTCTCTGCTGGCAGATAACTGGTACTCTCTGTCCTACCTTTACTTCAGTCCCATTGGGACCATAGTAGCTATTAGTGTGGGACTATTAGTCAGCCTGTTAACAG GAGGCtggaagctgcagctggaatCAAGGCTGACATTAATCAAAGAAGACACAACCCTCTATCACCTAGCCAAGTTTTTGAGAGACAGA GTCATGGGACGGACAGGAAAGCTTGACCTGAcaagggacagagagaagaagttTGGCACCGCTAATCCTGCTTTCTGTGACGTTGAGCTGGACTTAACAAAAAGCAGCATTCCAACATGA